A single window of Flavobacterium aestivum DNA harbors:
- a CDS encoding YeiH family protein: protein MKNIVIAQNFIKNNSTAQQAIFVLLILLCLFPIVSPPIALLLGLVVANLFGHPFLHLNHRATNILLQVSVVGLGFGMNIDSAVAAGKEGFLFTVGSIVITIVFGALLGKWFGIQKKTSHLISCGTAICGGSAIAAIAPVIKSDEKQTSVALGVIFILNSIALFVFPVIGHWLQMSQNDFGLWCAIAIHDTSSVVGAASKYGTEALQVATTVKLARALWIIPVALITAIVFKNKSSKVKIPYFIGLFILAMVCNSYFSPVAKVAPYLVSISKIGLTVTLFLIGAGLNSSVLKSVGLKPLLQGILLWIGIAGLALASIIYLK from the coding sequence ATGAAAAATATAGTTATTGCCCAAAATTTTATAAAAAACAATAGTACAGCACAACAAGCTATTTTTGTTTTACTAATATTACTTTGTTTATTCCCAATCGTTTCTCCACCCATAGCTTTGTTATTAGGTTTGGTTGTTGCCAATCTATTTGGACACCCATTTTTGCATTTAAACCATAGAGCAACAAATATTTTACTCCAGGTTTCGGTTGTAGGACTAGGATTTGGAATGAATATCGATAGTGCGGTAGCAGCAGGTAAAGAGGGCTTTCTCTTTACCGTTGGATCAATTGTAATTACTATAGTATTTGGTGCTCTATTAGGAAAATGGTTTGGCATTCAGAAAAAAACATCCCATTTAATATCTTGCGGAACAGCCATTTGTGGTGGAAGTGCCATTGCAGCAATCGCTCCTGTAATAAAATCAGACGAAAAGCAGACTTCTGTAGCGTTGGGAGTTATATTTATACTTAATTCGATTGCTTTATTTGTATTCCCAGTTATTGGTCACTGGCTGCAAATGTCACAAAACGATTTTGGTTTATGGTGTGCCATAGCCATTCATGACACAAGTTCAGTAGTTGGAGCAGCCAGCAAATATGGAACAGAAGCCCTACAGGTAGCCACAACAGTAAAATTAGCCAGAGCCTTGTGGATTATACCTGTGGCATTAATAACAGCAATAGTTTTTAAAAATAAATCTAGTAAAGTGAAAATCCCATATTTTATTGGACTATTCATTTTGGCAATGGTTTGCAATTCCTATTTTTCTCCAGTTGCAAAAGTAGCTCCCTATTTGGTTTCCATTTCAAAAATCGGACTTACAGTTACTTTATTCCTAATAGGAGCGGGGTTGAACAGTTCAGTTTTGAAATCAGTTGGATTAAAACCATTACTTCAAGGCATATTGCTTTGGATAGGCATTGCAGGTTTAGCATTAGCATCCATTATTTATCTAAAATAA